A portion of the Calothrix sp. 336/3 genome contains these proteins:
- the acs gene encoding acetate--CoA ligase — translation MSQPTIESILQEKRLFAPTADFSQNAQIKSLADYEQLYAKAKANPEQFWAELAETELHWFQKWDTILDWQPPFAKWFVNGKINISYNCIDRHLTTWRKNKAAIIWEGEPGDSRTLTYAQLHREVCQFANVLKQLGVKKGDRVGIYLPMIPEAAIAMLACARIGAPHSVVFGGFSAEALRDRLIDAQAKLVITADGGWRKDAIVALKEQVDKALDDGAVPSVENVLVVERTKQTVAMEPGRDHWWHDLQKGVSADCPAEPMDSEDMLFILYTSGSTGKPKGVVHSTGGYNLYTHMTTKWIFDLNDTDVYWCTADVGWITGHSYIVYGPLSNGATTVMYEGAPRASNPGCMWDIIEKLGVTIFYTAPTAIRAFIKMGEHLPKARNLSSLRLLGTVGEPINPEAWMWYHRIIGGERCPIVDTWWQTETGGIMITPLPGAIPTKPGSATRPFPGILADVVDLDGSSVGDNEGGYLVVRHPWPSMMRTVYGDDDRFRRTYWEHIPPQDGKYVYFAGDGARKDEDGYFWVMGRVDDVINVAGHRLGTMEIESALVSHPAVAEAAVVGKPDDLKGEEIVAFVTLEGGKNASEELNKELKQHVVQEIGAIARPGEIRFTDALPKTRSGKIMRRLLRNLASGQEVSGDTSTLEDRSVLDKLREGS, via the coding sequence ATGTCTCAACCGACGATAGAATCAATCCTTCAGGAAAAGCGCTTATTTGCCCCCACAGCAGACTTTTCTCAAAATGCCCAAATTAAAAGTTTGGCAGACTACGAGCAACTCTACGCCAAAGCTAAAGCCAATCCCGAACAATTTTGGGCAGAACTGGCAGAAACAGAATTACACTGGTTTCAAAAGTGGGATACCATCCTCGATTGGCAACCCCCCTTTGCGAAGTGGTTTGTCAACGGGAAAATCAATATTTCCTACAACTGCATAGATAGACACCTGACAACTTGGCGAAAAAATAAAGCCGCAATTATTTGGGAAGGTGAACCCGGAGACTCTCGCACCCTTACCTACGCACAGTTACATCGAGAAGTCTGTCAGTTTGCCAATGTACTCAAACAATTGGGTGTGAAAAAGGGCGATCGCGTAGGGATTTATTTACCCATGATTCCAGAAGCGGCGATCGCTATGCTAGCCTGTGCGAGAATTGGCGCACCCCATAGTGTAGTATTTGGGGGATTCAGTGCAGAAGCCTTACGGGATAGATTAATCGATGCTCAGGCAAAATTAGTCATCACTGCCGATGGTGGTTGGCGCAAGGATGCTATTGTAGCTCTCAAAGAACAGGTAGATAAAGCCTTGGATGATGGTGCAGTTCCCTCGGTGGAAAATGTCTTGGTTGTGGAGCGTACCAAACAAACCGTTGCTATGGAGCCAGGGCGTGACCATTGGTGGCATGATTTACAAAAGGGTGTTTCCGCAGATTGCCCAGCTGAACCCATGGATAGTGAAGATATGCTCTTCATTCTCTACACCTCTGGCAGTACAGGCAAACCGAAGGGAGTTGTTCATAGTACTGGTGGTTACAACCTCTACACCCACATGACAACCAAGTGGATTTTTGACTTGAATGACACCGACGTATATTGGTGTACTGCTGATGTCGGTTGGATTACGGGGCATAGTTATATTGTCTACGGTCCCCTCTCCAACGGTGCCACCACTGTCATGTATGAAGGAGCGCCCCGTGCTTCCAATCCGGGTTGTATGTGGGACATTATTGAAAAGCTCGGTGTCACAATATTTTATACTGCACCTACCGCCATCCGTGCCTTTATAAAAATGGGTGAGCATCTACCCAAAGCCAGAAATTTATCATCTCTGCGCTTACTAGGAACAGTTGGCGAACCAATTAATCCAGAAGCCTGGATGTGGTATCATAGGATAATAGGCGGGGAACGTTGCCCAATCGTCGATACATGGTGGCAAACAGAAACCGGCGGCATCATGATTACCCCCTTGCCTGGAGCAATTCCGACTAAACCCGGTTCCGCAACCCGTCCTTTCCCCGGTATTCTCGCCGATGTGGTGGATTTAGACGGCAGTTCTGTCGGTGATAACGAAGGCGGATATTTAGTTGTACGCCATCCCTGGCCCAGCATGATGCGGACTGTCTACGGTGATGACGATCGCTTCCGTCGCACCTACTGGGAACATATCCCCCCCCAAGATGGCAAGTATGTGTACTTTGCTGGGGATGGAGCCAGAAAAGACGAAGATGGTTACTTCTGGGTCATGGGTCGTGTCGATGATGTGATAAATGTGGCAGGTCATCGCCTAGGAACTATGGAAATTGAATCTGCTTTAGTTTCCCACCCCGCCGTGGCTGAAGCCGCAGTTGTCGGCAAACCCGATGATTTGAAGGGAGAAGAAATAGTTGCTTTTGTCACCTTAGAAGGCGGTAAAAATGCCAGTGAAGAGTTAAACAAGGAACTCAAGCAACACGTTGTCCAAGAAATTGGGGCGATCGCCCGTCCGGGAGAAATTCGGTTCACCGATGCTCTACCCAAAACCCGCTCTGGTAAAATCATGCGTCGCCTATTACGAAACCTTGCATCTGGTCAGGAAGTCTCCGGCGATACCTCTACCCTAGAAGATAGAAGCGTTCTCGATAAACTCCGAGAAGGCAGCTAA